TCGTCGAGGGCCGGCTGGGCGGCATCCGTCACGTGCGCGCCAGCTACCTGCAGGACTGGCTGCGCGACCCTGACGCCCCGCTCAGCTGGCGGCTCGACAAGTCCCTGGCCGGCTCGGGCGCGCTCGGCGACATCGGCGCGCACAGCATCGACACCGCGCAGTGGCTCACCGGCGAGAGCATCACCTCGGTCTCCGCGACCATGCACACCTTCGTCACCGAACGCCCGCAACGCGCTGCCGCGGCCGGGCTCGGCGGTGTCGCCGATGTACAGGCCGCCCGTGGGCCGGTCACGGTGGACGACGCCGTGGCGTTCACCGCCGCCTTCTCCGGCGGCGCCCTGGGCGTCTTCGAAGCCACCCGCATGGCCACCGGGCGCCGCAACGCCAACCGCATCGAGATCAACGGCGAGACCGGGTCTATCGCGTTCGACTTCGAACGGATGAATGAACTCGAGTACTTCGACGGCCGCGGCACCGACCCAGAAGCCGAGGGGTTCCGCCGCATCGTGGTGACCGACCCCGTGCACCCCTACGTCGCCAACTGGTGGCCGACCGGGCACGGGCTGGGCTACGAGCACCTGTTCACCCATCAGGTGGTGGACTTCGTCACCGCCATCGGCGCCGGAACCGCGCCGTCGCCGAGCTTCGGCGAGGCGTTGGACGTGCAGAGGGTGCTCGCCGCCGTCGAGGCCAGCGCGGGCGCCGCATCCCGAATGACCACAGTGGAACGGAAGGAATCATGACCGACAAGACAGCCCTGATCGTGCGCGGAGGCTGGGACGGCCACCATCCCGTCGCCGCCACCGAGATGTTCCTGCCGTTCCTGGCCGACAACGGTTACGCCGTGCAGATCGAGGAGTCGCCAGAGGTCTACGCCGACGCCGCCACCATGGCCGGCGTCGACCTCATCGTGCAGAGCGTGACCATGTCCGAGATCACGGGGGAACAGGTCGCCGGCCTCCGCGCCGCCGTCGAGGCCGGAACGGGCCTGACCGGCTGGCACGGCGGCATCGCCGACTCCTTCCGCGCCTCGGCCGACTACCTGCAGCTGATCGGCGGCCAGTTCGCCACGCATCCGGGCCGCCCGCCGGCGGAACGCGTCGACGGCGCCCAGGAGAACAACTATCTCGACTACACCGTGGAGATCACCCCGCTCGGCCGCGAACACCCGATCACCGCGGGGCTGGCCGACTTCGACCTCAACACGGAGCAGTACTGGGTGCTGCACGACGACCTCATCGACGTGCTCGCCACCACCACGCATCCGGCGCCCGCCTGGGAACCCTGGCACCGCCCGATCACCTCACCCGCGGTGTGGACCCGGCTCTGGGGAGCGGGTCGACTGGTCGTCACGACACCCGGGCACAGCCCGGAGGTTCTCGCCGACCCGTCCGTGCGCACCATCATCGAGAGGGGCATGTTGTGGGCCACCCGCACCGCCTAGGAATCGTCGGACTCGGCAACATCTCCACCGCCTACCTCGAGACTCTCGTGGGCAGCTCACAGGTGCAGATCACGGCGGTCGCCGACCTCGACGCCGAGCGCGCCCGGGCCGTCGCGGCCACGCTGCCGCAGGCGCGGGCGCTCACCGTGGCGGAGCTCCTGGCCAGCGACGAGGTCGACACCGTGCTCAACCTCACCATCCCGGCCGCGCACGCCGAGATCGCGCTGGCCGCCATCAAGGCGGGCAAGAACGTCTACGGCGAGAAACCCCTGGCCGCGACGATGACGGATGCCCGCGCCATGGTGGCCGCCGCGCTCGCCGCCGGCGTACGCCTGGGCAGCGCCCCCGACACCGTGCTCGGGGAGGGACTGCAGACCGCGCGGCACGCCGTGGACGCCGGCCTGATCGGCCGCCCGCTCGCCGCATCCGCCGTGATGATGACCCCCGGTCACGAGCGCTGGCACCCCAATCCCGACTTCTACTACCAGGCCGGCGGCGGACCGCTGCTGGACATGGGCCCGTACTACGTTGCCGCACTCGTGCACCTGCTCGGGCCGGTGCGGTCGGTGACCGGGGCGTCCAGCCGGCTGCGGAGCGAGCGTACGATCGGGAGCGGCCCGCGGTCCGGAGCGGTGCTCCCGGTGGCCGTCGACACGCACGTGTCGGGGGTGCTGGAGCACGCCAGCGGGGTGCTGTCGACGATCACGACGAGTTTCGACGCCGTGACCACCACGGCTGCTCCGATCGAGGTGCACGGCGAGACCGGCACCCTGTCGGTGCCCGACCCCAACCGGTTCGACGGCGAGACCCGGATCTTCGAGCTCGGCGCCACCGAGTGGCGCCAGCTGCCCGCCGCGGCCGGGTACCGGGATGGATCGCGCGGGGTGGGCCTGGTCGACTTCATCATGGCCACCCCGGCACGGCAGGCCCGCGCCACCGGCGACCTGGCCCTGCACTCCCTCGACGTGATGACGGCCCTGCTGCAGTCGGCGGCCGAGGGGCGGCGGATCGACCTGGGCACCACGACCGAGCGGCCCGAACCGGTGCCGCTGACCGGGCGGGTGGCCTGGCTGCGCTGAGCCGGGCGCGCTCAGCAGCGTCCCTGTACGAAAGAGTCTGTGTTTTCAGGCCTGCACTAACCGGGTGATGCTCGGTCTCCGCCCTGAGACCGTGTCGCTCGAATGACTGAGCCGTGGTGCTCGATTCGGGTGCCAGCGCACACCCGCTCTGAACTGCACCCGAATAATGCCCATTGCCTGGGGGATGCTGCCCGGAGCTGCCTAGTTGGCTACACGCCAGCTTGACGTCAGATCGCGCTGCCCAGCACGCTCGATCAGAACACAGCCCGCTAGCTCGAGGTCTTTGCAGACGAGGCGTCAGGGAAGGATGTGAACCGGCCCGAGCTGGAACGGATGTTCGATTTCGCCCGGGACGGTGACACCGTTCTCGTCCACTCGATGGACCGCCTGGCCCGCAACCTCGATGACCTCCGCGCGATCGTGCGTCGGCTCACGGAAAAGAAGGTGCGGGTCGAGTTCGTCAAAGAACAGCTCACCTTCACTGGCGACGACAATGCCATGGCGATGCTTCTGCTGAATGTGATGGGAGCGTTCGCGGAGTTTGAGAGATCGCCGATCCGTGAACGTCAGCGCGAGGGCATCAACCTGGCGAAGCAGCGAGGCGCATACCGCGGCCGCACACCATCGCTGGACGCCAAGAGCGCTATCGAGCTGCGCGAGAAGGCCGCGGCCGGCCTACCGAAAGCTGCCCTCGCCCGCCACTATGGCGTCAGTCGAGAGACCGTCTATGCGCACCTCTGCGCCGAGGCCTGAACGTCGCATCGTGCACACGACCTTGAACCGCTGACCGCGCGAGGTGGCCTGAACCCGCCGCGGAGACACGCATCAGGCCGTGCAGGCGACCTCGAGGAAAGACAGATCCGGCATACCCCTCGCTGACTCGGACAAGCCCGACCGCTTGTAGCGGATACGAACGTATCCGCTACAAGCGGTCTGACTAGTTGACATAGGCTCGGGTACTTCCCAGAGTGGTTTTTTTGGGTTTGCGCCGTGCCGCAGCGGCTCGCATTTCAGGCATCTCAGCCAGCAAGGTCTCCTGCACGAAAAGGACATTGCTCATGTAATCGCCTTGGACGTGAACGTCGAGGGCGTGGTGGTCGGCTCATTGTTCGATGATGACGAATCGGGTGGGATCATCGATGCCTTGGTGCACGAACGTCGAGGAGGCATCCTTCTTCGGCGTGGGTGGGATCGATGCCGTTGGCCAGGGCGGCACCTAGATCGGCCACTTTCCCAGGCTGGGCTCGAAGAAGCAATTTGCGGTTGGAAGCGTCTTAGGGTTATATTAAATCGATTTAATATCTCAAAGGAGAGAAAATGACAGAGCAGTCGGTTTCGCCGGCGCCAGCAGCTACCCGTAACAGGCGGGGGCGGCGCAGGTTCCCTTGGTACGCATATATTTCTCTCCTTCCCATCGCCGTTGTGCTCGTCGCCTTCCAGTACTACCCAGCGATAAGCGGGATGATCTACTCATTCTTCGACTGGAATCCGGCTGGTTCATCGCCGTTCATCGGGTTCGAGAACTACGCGCGGATGATGAGCGACGAACTGTGGTGGCTGTCCTTCCGCAATCTAGGTGCGATTTTCGCGTTCAGCATCGTCGCGTGGGTGCTTCCGCTGTTGGCAGCAGAGCTCGTCTCATCCGTTCGCAGCCAACGAGCACAATTCATCTACCGCACGCTGCTCATTCTTCCCATGGCGTTCCCGGGAATCGTGACCGCTCTGATCTGGGCGTTCATGTATCAACCGAATCGCGGTCTCTTTAACGAGGCACTCAAATCGATAGGTCTTGGTGCGCTGGCGCGAAACTGGGTGGGCGACCCGAGTCTGGCCCTTATCGCGCTCTTGTTCATCGGATTTCCCTTTATTGCTGGGTTGCCCTTCCTCATCTTCTACACGTCTTTGCAGAACATTCCGAAGGAAGTATTCGAGGCTGCAGACCTAGACGGTGTCGGGCGTGTGCGTCGCGTATGGACTATTGATCTCCCGCTCATGATGACTCAATTGAAGCTCTTGGTTTTTCTCGCAGTCGTTGGGACAGTTCAGTACGGATTCGTAGCCTATGTGGTCACTGGAGGGGGTCCCGACAATGTCACTCTCGTTCCACTGCTCCGTATGTTCGCGGTTGCTTTCCAAGCCCAGGATTGGGGCTATGCGGCCGCGTTGTCGACCACCCTCTTCCTGATCACCCTTGTCTTGAGTTGCGTGATCGTCTTCGTGAAGCGCAAGTCGGACACGTCCGATGTGAGAGGAATGTGATGACGACCCTGAGTCATCTGGATGCAGGGCCGACCGCTCCTGCACAGTTCAAGCCTGAAGGACGGTCTGGTCGCGGACCGTTCGTCTCCCGCGGCAGGGCGCGAAGCCGACGGCAGGCGCCGCTGCACTTAGCCATCATCTTTCTCGTGCTCGTTGGCTTGGCTCCGTATTTGTTCATGCTCACTACTTCAGTAAAAGACAACCAACAGTTTGCAGAGAGCTACTGGCTGCCGGCCTTTCCCTTGCATTTCGAAAACTACTCGACGGCATGGGGGCAGATCTCGCCGTATCTCCTTGCCTCACTGATAGTTGCAGCCGGTTCGATCGTCCTCATCATCGCAATCTCGCTACTCAGCGGATTCATCCTCGCTCGGTATCGTTTCGTCGGCAGGACGTTCTTCTTCACGATGATCGCCGCGCTGATGATGATTCCGGGAATCGCGAGTCTGATTCCGCTCTTCGTAATGGTCCGCGACCTCGGACTGATCAATACGTACTGGGTGCTGATGGTTCCTCACGTCGGCGGTGGAGTGGTACTGGGCACCATTCTCATGAAGACGTTTATTGAGAGTATTCCTCAATCACTGTTCGACGCTGCCCAGATTGATGGAGCCGGTGGTGTGCGCCTTTTCTCATCAATCATGTTGCCTCTCTCCTTGCCGGTCATCGGCACCGTCGGTCTAATCACTATCAACGGAGTGTGGAACGACTTCTTCTGGCCGTTGCTCACAGTCACGGAGAACGAACTGCGCACGGCCTCCGTTGGTCTCCTTTTCTTTCAGTCGCAGACCGGCTCCAACTATGGCCCGATGTTCGCTGGCTATTTGCTGGCAAGCCTGCCTCTCCTTCTGCTTTTCACCTTCCTTTCCAAGTACTTCCTGGCGGGAGTACAGGGAGGGCTACCTGGGTCGCACTGACGCGGCTCGGATTCACGGCACCCGCCCCTTAGCAAGAATGGACACACGATGTATAAAAGAACACCCGCTCTCGCCGGAATTGCACTACTCGGCGTTTCCTCCCTCCTTCTCGCGGGCTGCGCTTCAGGAACCCCTGCAGATGGGTCCGTAGAAATCACGGTCGCGGGCCCAAATCAGTGGAATTCGGAGACCACGACCTTCGGCGCTGGCTGGGACCAGCTGATCGCCGACTTCGAAAAGGCAAACCCAGGAATTCGCGTCAAGACGAACGTGTTGCCAGGAGCGGACTGGTCTCAGACGCTGTCGACTCAATTGTCAGCAGGGACAGCCCCCGAACTAGTCTTCAATCAGGCACCACATAGCCCCGAGCAGATCGTGCCGCTCGATGAGTACCTCAACGAGCCGAATCCTTACGTCGAGGGCAACGAGCGTTGGATTGACGGATTTAGCCAGGCTTACTTCGGCGAGTCGGCCACGCGTGCTCGGAATGCCGCGGGAAATTTCGAGTGGGTTCCGTTCAACCTCGTGATTGCCGGTATGTTCTACAACGCGGATGCCCTTGAGGCCGCCGGAGTAACGGCACCTTTCGAGTCTGTCGGAGATTTGGTTGAAGGTTGCGCGAAGCTGAAGGACGCCGGTTACGACGGTATTGCTGCAGATCGCGGACCGCTCACGTCGACGTGGATCTTCAACACGATCAGCTCCGCGCTGCTTGACAAGTACCAGAACAAGCTCAACCAGTTTGATGCGGAGGGCAATCCGGGAACCGCTGCCGAAGTCACACAGAAGAGCCTGGCAATGGCGTACCTCACTGGCGAGCTTGACCCGACGACGACACCAGAGTTTGGTGAGAGCCTCCGGTTGTTGAAGGAGGTATACGACGCTTGCATGACGCCGAACTGGTCAGGAATCAACGGTGGGGGCGCTTTCCACGGTGCAGAGGATTTCCTCAGCGGGCGTGCAGCAATCGCGTGGGGTTCCAACTTCTCCGCGCCGGCACTTGACGTAGTCGATTGGGAATGGGGCACCTTCGGGTTCCCTGACGTATCTAAGGAGGACTCGACCTACTCCGACGGCACCCCGTCGCGCTTCGGTGCAGCTCCCGGCGGCACCAGCTACATGATTCCCGCCACGACCAAGGGGGACAAGCTGGACGCCGCAGTAAAATTCATGCAGTTCATCACGTCCCCGAACGCGCAGGGGTGGCTTGACTCATCCGGCGGAATCCCTTCGACCAATGACACCGTCGAAGCACCTGGTCTTGAGGGGCTCACATCTGGCGAATGGGCTCTAACTCCCGTTGTCAAGGACATCGGTATTAGCTCGAAAGCTCAAGGCGGCCTCCCTGACTTCAGCGGGTTCCTCCTAGGAACCAAGACCGAGGCAAAGCAGCTTGAGGAACTGAAAGCCGACTTCATCCTGTGGGCTCACGAGCTCGCAGCTGATGGAGGATGGACAGAGGACTGGGCCCAGAACTGAAGTCCGGGGTGTGGGCCGAGCATCTGGGCCTACACCCCACTACCTGGAGACTGAAACAATGCCAGCAAGAGTCATTATCGACACTGATTTCCACATGGATGTGGACGATGTCGGAGCCCTCGCAGTGGCGCACGCACTTGCGGACCGCGGAGATCTGAACGTCCTCGCCGTTATGCTCAACACGCCAAGCGAATGGGGAGCACCTGCCATTGACATTGTCAATCGCTGGGCCGGTCGCCGTCTACCGATAGGTGTGCTCCCGCAGACGAATGACGCAGTCCCCGATCCCGAGTATGCGATGGCTCTCGTCGCCAGATTCGGTGCAGCGGTGGACCTGCCAACCGAACCCGCTGTGGCACTCTATCGGCGCCTTCTCTCTCAAGCTGAGCCAGCCTCGCTCACCCTGGTATCGATCGGGTTCTTTGATAACCTCATGGCACTACTCGACAGCGAGGCCGATGACATCGCCCCGCAAACTGGTCGTGAGCTGATCCGCTTGGCCGTCAGGCGAACCGTGGTGATGGGAGGAGTCTTTCCTCAGGGGCGCGAGTTTAATTTCGTGGGCCATGTCGCGCTAACGCATCGTTTTCTGGAGGACTGGCCAGTGAGCGTCGACTTTGTCGGGTTCGAAGTAGCCGCTGGACTCATCACAGGCTCCGATCTTTCCTCCGTGCTTGGCCCCAACCATCCGGTCGCTTTTGCTTACGCGACCTACAACAGTGGAGAGGGTGGACGAGATAGCTGGGATCCGCTCACCGTCCTCGTTGCTTCGGAAACCGAGACGTATGTCTGGAGTGAGCCGTGTCGGGTGAGCATCGATGCCGATGGCGTTGACACCTTCGAATTCACTGCCGTGGGGCCGCATCGCATAATGCTCCCTCTTAGCGATCCCGCGACCACATCCGCCAAAATCGATGACCTATTGGCGAGTAGCCGCAGTTCGTCTCTCGGGTATGGTGGCCACTTGTGAAAGACACCAAACTGGCAGAGGTCGCGCGTCTCGCGGGAGTGTCACCGGGCACCGTTTCGAACGCCTTCAATCGTCCTAATGTCGTGGCGGCCGAAACGATTACCCGAATCATGGATGCCGTTGCAGAACTCAACTACGTACCCAACGGGGCCGCACGCCAGCTGCGCGTGGGTTCGAGTAGCACCATCGGTCTCGTCTTGCACGACCTGGGGAGCCCGTTTCTTGCCTCGCTCGCTGAGGGAGCAGAGGAACACGCGAGTGGGCGAGGTTTCTCGCTGCTGATCGCGACAACCAACCGGTCACCCGACAAGCAGCGCGGCTATTTGGAGTTGTTCGAAGAGCAGCGGGTGAAAGGTATTCTCCTTCAGCCCAATGGGCTTCCCCAGGACTCGTTGGAGCGGCTAAAACTCCGCGGGATTCCGGTGGTCCTTCTCGACCCGCCCCCCTCTGACGCCAACATCTCCTCCGTATCTGGCGACGACTTCGAGGGGGGACGAATAGCTGCACGCCACTTGCTTGAGATCGGCTGCCGCCGGATTCTTGTCCTTCCCGGTCCGACTGGAGTGCGCTCGTTCGACGAGCGCGAGTTAGGGGCGAAGGAAGAGATCGACCGAGTTCCGGGCGCATCGTGTTTCACATCGCGAAGCGACACCACGATGACCGCGGGGCGGGCGGCAGGAGAACAACTCACTCGCGAAGGCGGGTTCGACGGCGTCTTTGCTGGCACCGACATGATTGCCCTTGGTGTCTTGCAGGCGCTCGCCCAGCACGGCGTGAGTGTGCCGAACGACGTTGCAGTGATCGGTTACGACGACATTGAGATCGCGAGTGTGGCAACAGTCCCCCTTAGCTCGGTCCGGCAGCCGGCCCGACGGATGGGCCAGACCGCGATCGACCTGCTCTTCGAGCGCTTCGATGCTCCTTCATCAGCGCGTCATCAGGTTGTTTTCCGCCCCGAGCTGGTTGTGCGGAGTTCAACTCGGAGGTAGCCGCTCGGCGAGATGCCTGCTATCGAGCACCCGAGGTGAGCTGACGCCAATTGACGGTGATGAACCGTATTGCAGCATCTGCGAACCACCGATATAAAACGATTTAATCGCTTGACCCACTAACACCGGCCATGTTTATGAAAAGGAAATCATGCTCACCGCGTACTCACTATCCGTCGACGGACTTCACCGGCAAACGGCGGACGGATTGCAGTTGCGGTTCCGTTGGCGTCTTCGCGGCAAGCGGCCCGGTGCAAACCAGGGAGCATTTCGGATAACTATTGGCCAATCTCAATCACTCTCTGCGGGGACGGGTAAAACATGGACGAGCGGATGGATCGAAACCGACGAGGTAGCACTTGAAGAGA
This is a stretch of genomic DNA from Cryobacterium soli. It encodes these proteins:
- a CDS encoding Gfo/Idh/MocA family protein, translating into MAEKTPLRVALIGTAFMGAAHSQAWRTAPRFFDLPREPELALLVGRSPETTAARAATLGWQEWSTDWREAVARDDIDVIDICTPGDSHAEIALAALAAGKHVLCEKPLANSVADAERMTDAATLAAAQGVLAMCGFSYRRTPALALARRFIVEGRLGGIRHVRASYLQDWLRDPDAPLSWRLDKSLAGSGALGDIGAHSIDTAQWLTGESITSVSATMHTFVTERPQRAAAAGLGGVADVQAARGPVTVDDAVAFTAAFSGGALGVFEATRMATGRRNANRIEINGETGSIAFDFERMNELEYFDGRGTDPEAEGFRRIVVTDPVHPYVANWWPTGHGLGYEHLFTHQVVDFVTAIGAGTAPSPSFGEALDVQRVLAAVEASAGAASRMTTVERKES
- a CDS encoding ThuA domain-containing protein, translating into MTDKTALIVRGGWDGHHPVAATEMFLPFLADNGYAVQIEESPEVYADAATMAGVDLIVQSVTMSEITGEQVAGLRAAVEAGTGLTGWHGGIADSFRASADYLQLIGGQFATHPGRPPAERVDGAQENNYLDYTVEITPLGREHPITAGLADFDLNTEQYWVLHDDLIDVLATTTHPAPAWEPWHRPITSPAVWTRLWGAGRLVVTTPGHSPEVLADPSVRTIIERGMLWATRTA
- a CDS encoding Gfo/Idh/MocA family protein; protein product: MGHPHRLGIVGLGNISTAYLETLVGSSQVQITAVADLDAERARAVAATLPQARALTVAELLASDEVDTVLNLTIPAAHAEIALAAIKAGKNVYGEKPLAATMTDARAMVAAALAAGVRLGSAPDTVLGEGLQTARHAVDAGLIGRPLAASAVMMTPGHERWHPNPDFYYQAGGGPLLDMGPYYVAALVHLLGPVRSVTGASSRLRSERTIGSGPRSGAVLPVAVDTHVSGVLEHASGVLSTITTSFDAVTTTAAPIEVHGETGTLSVPDPNRFDGETRIFELGATEWRQLPAAAGYRDGSRGVGLVDFIMATPARQARATGDLALHSLDVMTALLQSAAEGRRIDLGTTTERPEPVPLTGRVAWLR
- a CDS encoding carbohydrate ABC transporter permease — its product is MTEQSVSPAPAATRNRRGRRRFPWYAYISLLPIAVVLVAFQYYPAISGMIYSFFDWNPAGSSPFIGFENYARMMSDELWWLSFRNLGAIFAFSIVAWVLPLLAAELVSSVRSQRAQFIYRTLLILPMAFPGIVTALIWAFMYQPNRGLFNEALKSIGLGALARNWVGDPSLALIALLFIGFPFIAGLPFLIFYTSLQNIPKEVFEAADLDGVGRVRRVWTIDLPLMMTQLKLLVFLAVVGTVQYGFVAYVVTGGGPDNVTLVPLLRMFAVAFQAQDWGYAAALSTTLFLITLVLSCVIVFVKRKSDTSDVRGM
- a CDS encoding carbohydrate ABC transporter permease translates to MTTLSHLDAGPTAPAQFKPEGRSGRGPFVSRGRARSRRQAPLHLAIIFLVLVGLAPYLFMLTTSVKDNQQFAESYWLPAFPLHFENYSTAWGQISPYLLASLIVAAGSIVLIIAISLLSGFILARYRFVGRTFFFTMIAALMMIPGIASLIPLFVMVRDLGLINTYWVLMVPHVGGGVVLGTILMKTFIESIPQSLFDAAQIDGAGGVRLFSSIMLPLSLPVIGTVGLITINGVWNDFFWPLLTVTENELRTASVGLLFFQSQTGSNYGPMFAGYLLASLPLLLLFTFLSKYFLAGVQGGLPGSH
- a CDS encoding ABC transporter substrate-binding protein, producing the protein MYKRTPALAGIALLGVSSLLLAGCASGTPADGSVEITVAGPNQWNSETTTFGAGWDQLIADFEKANPGIRVKTNVLPGADWSQTLSTQLSAGTAPELVFNQAPHSPEQIVPLDEYLNEPNPYVEGNERWIDGFSQAYFGESATRARNAAGNFEWVPFNLVIAGMFYNADALEAAGVTAPFESVGDLVEGCAKLKDAGYDGIAADRGPLTSTWIFNTISSALLDKYQNKLNQFDAEGNPGTAAEVTQKSLAMAYLTGELDPTTTPEFGESLRLLKEVYDACMTPNWSGINGGGAFHGAEDFLSGRAAIAWGSNFSAPALDVVDWEWGTFGFPDVSKEDSTYSDGTPSRFGAAPGGTSYMIPATTKGDKLDAAVKFMQFITSPNAQGWLDSSGGIPSTNDTVEAPGLEGLTSGEWALTPVVKDIGISSKAQGGLPDFSGFLLGTKTEAKQLEELKADFILWAHELAADGGWTEDWAQN
- a CDS encoding nucleoside hydrolase, which produces MPARVIIDTDFHMDVDDVGALAVAHALADRGDLNVLAVMLNTPSEWGAPAIDIVNRWAGRRLPIGVLPQTNDAVPDPEYAMALVARFGAAVDLPTEPAVALYRRLLSQAEPASLTLVSIGFFDNLMALLDSEADDIAPQTGRELIRLAVRRTVVMGGVFPQGREFNFVGHVALTHRFLEDWPVSVDFVGFEVAAGLITGSDLSSVLGPNHPVAFAYATYNSGEGGRDSWDPLTVLVASETETYVWSEPCRVSIDADGVDTFEFTAVGPHRIMLPLSDPATTSAKIDDLLASSRSSSLGYGGHL
- a CDS encoding LacI family DNA-binding transcriptional regulator; this translates as MKDTKLAEVARLAGVSPGTVSNAFNRPNVVAAETITRIMDAVAELNYVPNGAARQLRVGSSSTIGLVLHDLGSPFLASLAEGAEEHASGRGFSLLIATTNRSPDKQRGYLELFEEQRVKGILLQPNGLPQDSLERLKLRGIPVVLLDPPPSDANISSVSGDDFEGGRIAARHLLEIGCRRILVLPGPTGVRSFDERELGAKEEIDRVPGASCFTSRSDTTMTAGRAAGEQLTREGGFDGVFAGTDMIALGVLQALAQHGVSVPNDVAVIGYDDIEIASVATVPLSSVRQPARRMGQTAIDLLFERFDAPSSARHQVVFRPELVVRSSTRR